A region of the Sphingomonas sp. S2-65 genome:
CTTGCGGGTGGCGGCGGCCTGGACGCCGATGGGCGCGGCCATGGCGGCGGCGCCTGCGACGACTGTGGCCATCAGGCCGCGACGGTCGATCCCGTTGCCTTCGTGCATATCGCTCTCCTGCTTGGGTCCCGCGGCTTCGTGGCTGCGTGTGACACCGGTATCTAAGGTGTCTCGGTTTTGATTTGGGATCAAGGGGTTTTGGTTCACGCGAAGGCGCGAAGGTCGCGAAGAGATTGTAGAAGAAGAGAGGGGTTCACGCGGAGGCGCGGAGGCGCAGAGGGGTTCGGCCGCCGCGTCAGCGGCAGGAGACTCGACCGCGCAGCTTTATGGGCCGCTGACGCGGCGGGAGGCGGCGCCCCAGGCACTTGTCTCTGCGCCTCTGCGCGAACCTCTTCCTTCTTCGCGCCTTTGCGCCTTCGCGTGAGATGGGAGGGGCCGGAGTCGAGAGTTCGTTGCACTTCCCCCTCTCCCCAGCCCTCTCCCCGCCAGCGGGGAGAGGGAGAAGAAGGGTTAGCGCCTTTCTGCCTCCAGCGCTTTGATCAGGGCGGACATGTTGGCGATGTAGTGGGCCAGGCTGATGCCTTCGACCGGGTGTTCGGCGAGGTAGGGGGAGGTGTCGCTGGCGTCGCCGACGCGGGTGGTGCGGAAGTCGCCGGGGGCCGGAGTGGGCGAGCCGGGGCCGATATAGGGGTTGCTGGTGGCGGTGAGCTTGGCGGGCCACCAGCCTTCGCGGTTGAGGGTGCGGATGATGTCGCGCGGGGTGGTCGGGCCCGAGGCGTTGAGGTCGGAGCCGGCGTCGAGTTCGGTCACCCAGTAGCGCGGCAGCGGCACGGCTTCGCGCGCGTGGAGCGGCGATTTTGCGGCGAGCTGGGCGCCGGGGGTGGCCTTCAGCGCTTCGTATTCGCGGCGGAGCTTCGCCACGTCGATGGCGCGGAAGCTGGAATAATGGCCGAGCGTCGCCTGCGGGTCGTGGTCCCAATAATACGCGCCGTTGACGACGTTCGAGCCGCGGCGGTGGATGTAGAGCGGCTGATTGGTGCCCAGTTCGATGAAGGTCGGGAAGGCGCGGTTGTTCTTCACCTGATCGGCGGGGAGGCGGACGCTTTCGAGCCAGTCGAGCGCTTCGGGGATGCGCGCGAGGAACTTGGTGTCGCCGGTCATCCGGTAGAAGCTCATCAGCGCGCGAAGATTGTCGGCCGTGGTGTGCGTCGCCAGCGCCTTGGGCTCGTAGGTCCGCGCGCCGGCGGGCTGGAGGTCGGGGGTATATTGCAGCGCCCAGCCGGGCTGGGGCTGACCCTGCTGCGTGACCAGGAAGACGTTCATCGCGCGGTTGACCGCGTCGAGCACGCGGCGGTCGCCGAGCGCCTGGTAGCACATCACGAGGAACTTGATATTCTCCGAGGCGACATCGTCGTTGAAGGTGATGTAGCTTTGGTATTCGGGATAGCGCGGGTCATAGGGCCAGCGCTGCGGCCAGCCGCCGATCGGATATTGGCTGTCGAGGACGAAGGAGATCGCCTTGTCGAGCGCGGGGCGGTATTTGGGATCGCGCTTCTCGACATAGAGGCGCAGCAGGAACTGCATCGCTTCGGACGAGCCGGCATCGTCGAAGGTCGCATTGTCGGAATAATGCTGGAATTCCTCCATCCGCCAGGCGTTCTTGCCGACGGTTTCGTACCAGTCCTTGGTCGCTTCCTCGCCGGCGAAATCGACGAAATAGTTCCAGCCGCCCGAACGATGCTGGCCCCAGATCAGCGCGCCGGCGACCTTTTCGGCGGCCTGGTAATAATAATCGTCGCCCGTGGCGTGATACGCGTCGAGATAGACATTGCCCATCGTCGCAGTGCCGGGGGGCTGGATCCAGATCATCGACGGGCGCGCCTCGATCTCGCCCCAGCGGCGCGAACCGTCCGGGAGATAGGCCCAGACATAGCCGCCATTGGTGGCGAGCTTTTCCACCATGAAGCTGGTGGCGCGGCGCATCGTGCGCTCGATCTCGGGACGGGTCTGGGCCTGGGCGGCGGGGGTGCCGGCAAGGAGCAGGAGCGCGGCGGCGGCGGTGCGGAGGATGGATTTCACGTGGTGATCCCGGTTTGGCGGAGCCAGTGGAGGAAGAGGTCGGGCCAATGCTCGACGCTTTTGCCCCGGGCGAGGCGCAGGCCGAAGCCGTGCCCGCCATCGGGGTAGAGATGGGTCTGGGTGGCGATGTTCTGCGCGCGCAGGCCCTCGCGGAGCATCAGGGTGTTGGCGACGGGCACCGAGGCGTCGTCCTCGGCATGGAGGAGGAAGCAGGGCGGCGCGTTCGCCGGCACATGGAGGTGCGGCGAATAGGCGCGCTCGGTCGCTGCCGTCGGGTTTTCGCCGAGCAGGTTCTTCCGCGAGCCCATATGCGCGGCGGGGGCGGCCATCGCGATGACCGGGTAGATCGGCGCGGCGGCATCGGGACGCGCGGAGAGCCGGTCGGCGGCGTCTCGCGGGGCATAGACTTGCGCATCGAAGCGGGTGAGCAGGCTGGCGCAGACATGGCCGCCGGCGGAGAAGCCCGTTGCCGCGACGCGGGCCGGATCGACGTGGTAGCGCGGGGCGTGGTGGCGGATGAGGCGGAGCGCGCGCTGCGCGTCGGCGAGCGGCACGTCGGCGCCGTTCGCCCAGCCCTGATGTGGCAGGCGATAGAAAAGGACGAAGGCGGTGATGCCCTGCGCGGCGAGCAGGCGGGCCATTTCATAGCCCTCCTTGTCGACGACGACCCAGCTATAGCCGCCGCCCGGCGTGATCAGGACCGCGGCGCCATTGGGGCTCTTCGGGCGGAACACGGCCATGCGCGGGCGGGTGATGCCGGTGACGAAGCGGTCGTTATAGGCCGGGTCCTTGCTGCGCTCGGTAGTGACTTCGCTCTGGGGCGAGTTGGGGACCGGGGGCGTGGGCCAGAGGTCGATCGTCTCGGTGGAATCGGCGAGGGTCAGCGGGCGGGCGCCCTGCCCTGCGGCTGGCGGCGCGGTCTGGGCGAGTGCGTGCGGCGCGACGCCCGCGACTGCCAGGCCGGCGAGCAGCGCGGTTCTTCGATCCATGTCCTTGTGCATCCCGCTCTCCTGTGACGCGCCTCTGTGGACGCTGACACCGGTGCCAAGCTGCCTTGGTTTTCCCGTTGGATCAAGCGGGTAGTTTGATTCACGCGAAGGCGCGAAGTGCGCGAAGGGTAGAAGAAGGTAGAGGTTCGCGCAGAGGCGCGGAGGCGCAGAGAGAAGGGCTTGCGGTGCGGTCGGGAGACTATCGCACACACTCGGCTTTGGAGACGCGCCAAGATTTCTGCCGCTGCGCGGCTTCTTCTGCTCTCTGCGCCTCTGCGCCTCTGCGCGAACCTCTTCTTCGCGAGCTTCGCGCCTTCGCGTGAACCGAATCAGCGCGTGCAGGACATCAGGGTCTGGGCGTCCTGCGAGTCGACCTTGCTCCCCTGCTTCACCTGGTAGAGTTGGGGCCAGCGCTTGCCGGTGACGAACAGGCGCTTGGCCTTGGCGTCATAGGCGATGCCGTTGGCGACGTCGTCGATGCCGCGGGTCTGGGGGCCGAGCGCGCCGACGTCGAGGAAGCTCTGGACGTGGCCGGTCTTGGGATCGATGCGCGCGACGAGGTTGGTCTGCCAGATATTGGCGTAGATCTGGCCGTCGATCCATTCGAGCTCGTTGAGCTTGGCGACCGGGCAGCCATTGGCAGTGACGGCGAGCGTGCTCTTGGGCGCCAGCGTCTCGGGATCGAGGAAGCGCAGGGTCGAGGTGCCGTCGCTCAGGATGATCGACTCGCCATTCTGAGTCATGCCCCAGCCCTCGCCGGTGTAGGAGAAGTTGCCGCGCGGGGCGAGATCGTCGAGGCCGTAGATGAAGCCGGCCTGGTCCTTCCAGGTGACCTGGTAGAGCCGATCCTTCCAGGCGACGATGCCTTCGCCGAAATAAGGCGAGGGAAGCTGGTCTTCCTGCAGGACCTCGCCGGTTTCTAACTTCACCTTGCGAATGCCCGAGCTGCCTTCCTCGCCGGTGCCCTCGTAGAGCAAGCCGTTGTGGAAGAAGAGGCCTTCGGTGAAGGCCTGCGGATCGTGCTTGAAGGTGGCGACGGTCTCGACGCCGTAGACGGGAACGCCGCCGGGGGTGCGGGCGAACAGGAACCAGCCTGCGCCGAGGAGCACGAGAGCGGCGAGCACGAGGAGGATGCGCTTCATGCCAGCGGCTTAGGCCAGCGGAGTGGCGGGCGTAAAGCCGGGGCCTGCACGGTTTCTGCACGACCTCTCCTTGGCGGGCGCGCATCGGGCTGGATGGGCGGAGTGCAGAAGGCTTGCCGATGATCGGGAGGTTTCGAATGGGCGTGCGGTTCAGTTTCTGGGTCAAGGTGCTGGTGCTGGTGGCGGCGATGGTGGCCGCCGACCTGCTGGTGGGTGAAGTGGGATCGTGGCTGGGCGGCGCGATGCTCGCCTGGGCGGTGGCGCTGTTCGTGGTGCGGCCGGCGGTGCGGCGCGGGGCGGCGGTGTGGGCGCTGGCGGCGGCGGGCGGGTTCGCGCTGGTGCTGGCCTATGATCCCGGGCCGCTGGCCTGGCTGATGTTCTGGGCGAGCCTGTCGATGGCGGCGCTGATGCCGCGGGCGGGCGGCTTCGACGATGCGTGGCGCTGGGGTGTGCGGCTGGCGGCGCAGGGCGCGAGCGGGCCGTTCGCGCCGGTACTCGACCTGGGGCGGCTGTTGCGGTTGCGCGGACGCGGGCGGCCGGTGAAGCTGGTGGCGACGCTGGTGCTGCCGCTGGCGATGACGGCGCTGTTCGTGGCGCTGTTCGCCAATGCCAATCCGCTGATCGAGAGGGCGCTGCACGGGATCACCATTCCTTCCGTCGAGCGGATCGTGCTGTGGGGGTTCGTGGCGGTGCTGGTATGGCCGAGCTTGCGGCCGCGCGCGTTCGCGACGCGGATCGCGCACGTGCTCCCCAAGATGACGGTGACGCTGCCGGGGACGTCGGCGGCGTCGGTGCTGGTGTCGCTGGCGTTGTTCAACCTGGTGTTCGCGGTGCAGAACGGGCTCGACCTCGCGTTTTTGTGGAGCGGCGCGCCGCTGCCCGAGGGCATGACGCTGGCCGCCTATGCGCATCGTGGCGCCTATCCCCTGATCGTCACTGCGCTGCTGGCCGGCGTGTTCGTGCTGGGAACGCTGAAGCCCGGATCGGCGACCGCGGAGAACCCGCTGATCCGCCGGCTGGTGGTGCTGTGGGTCGCGCAGAACCTGTTGCTGGTGGCATCGAGCGCGCTGCGCACGGTCGACTATATCGAAATATACATGCTCACCGCGTGGCGGATCGCGGCGCTGGCGTGGATGGCGCTGGTCGCGCTGGGGCTGGTGCTGATCTGCTGGCGGATGCTCAGGGCCAAGAGCGCAGCATGGCTGATCAACGCCAATGCGCTGGCGGCCGTGCTGGTGCTGAGCGCGGCGACGATCGTCGACCTGGATGCCGTTTCCGCCAAGTGGAACGTGCGGCATGCCCGCGAGGTGGGCGGCAAGGCCGTGCCGCTCGACCTGTGCCAGATGCGGTGGATGGGCAGCGCCGCGCTGGTGCCGCTGATCGATCTGGAGGCACGGCCCCTGGCGCCCGAGTTCCGCGCGCGCGTGCAGGCAGTACGCCAGGAAATCCTGCCGAACCTGGAGCGCGAGCAGGCGGACTGGCATAGCTGGACGATGCGCGGGCAGCAGCGGCTGGCGCGGGCGCGCACGCTGATCGGAGCCGCCCCCGTCGGACCGGCTTCGCTGCCCGCCGGCGCCCATCGCGGCTGCGACGGCGCCGTCGTGCTGCCGCAAGCGGCACCTGCGCCCTTGACCCCGGAGCCACGGCAGTGATCCTGTGCCCCATGCCGCGCACCATCCTTGTCGCCGACGACGATCCGCATATCCGCCAGCTGCTGGTGTTCGCGCTGGCCAAGGCCGGGCTCGGCACGCTGGAGGCGGCGGATGGCGAGGAAGCGCTGGCGGTTGCCGAGGCGCAGGCGCCCGACCTGATCGTGCTCGACATCAACATGCCGCGGATGGACGGGCTGGAGGTGTGCCGGCGGCTGCGCGCGCAGGGCGAAGTGCCGATCCTGTTCCTGTCGTCGCGCGACGACGAGATCGATCGCATCCTGGGTATCGAGCTGGGCGCCGACGATTACGTCACCAAGCCGTTTTCCCCGCGCGAAGTGGTGGCGCGGGTGATGGCGATCCTGCGCCGCGTCGCGGGACGGCCGCCGCAGGTGGAGCAGGCCACCTCCACCATCCGCCACGGGCAATTGGCGCTCGACCCAGAGGGTTGGCAGGCGAGCTGGGCGGGTACGCCGGTGACGCTCACCGCGACCGAGTTCGGCATCTTGCGCACGCTGGCGGTGATGCCGGCCAAGGTGTTCAGCCGCGACGCGATCATCGATCGGCTGCGCGGGCCCGGCTTCGCAGTGACCGACCGGACGATCGACAGCCATGTGCGCAACCTGCGCGCCAAGTTCGGGCAGGTCGGGTGCCAGGACATCGTCGAGACGCGCGCGGGCATCGGCTATCGCATCGGCGCATGCGCGGGCTGATCGAGGCGCTGAAGGCGGGGACGCTTGTCGAGGCGCTCAAAGCGCCTGTGCGCCGGCACTGGCCACGGCTGCGGCTGCGCACGCTGCTGCTGGTGACGTTCGTGTTCGTCGCGGCGCTGCCCGGCATCGGCGCGCTGTTCCTGCGGGTGTATGAGAACACGCTGGTGCGCCAGACCGAGGCCGAGCTGATCGCGCAGAGCGCGGCACTGTCGGCGGCAGTCGGCGCGGCCTGGCCGGGCGCGCGCGAGATCCGGGTGGTGCCGCCGGCGCGTGGCTATGGCGATCCAGACATGGCCGGCGGGGCCCTGTCGACGATCGATTTGCGCTCGACTAAGGTGCTGCCGGAGCGCCCTGCCCCGCTTGCGGTTGCCGGCGGCGCGAGTGCCGAGGCACGGGCGGCGGCGGTGCGGGCGGCGCCGGTGCTGCGGGTGACGGCGGGGACGACGCTGGCGTCGATCCGGCTGCTCGACGCCGGTGGGCGGGTGCTGCTCGGGCCCGAGGCCGGAAAGGTCTATTCGGGTGTCGCGGAGATCGACGCGGCGCGCGCCGGCGCGCCGGCCACGGTGCTGCGGCGCAATGGCGATTATCGCCCGCGCTATCGGCTGGAATGGCTGAGCCGGGCATCGGACCTGCGCATCCACCATGCCGCACCGGTGGTGGTGAACGGGCGGACGGTCGCGGTGCTGCTGCTGTCGCGCTCGCCGCGCGCGCTGTTTCGCGGGTTGTACGAGGATCGCGGCAAGATCCTGTTCGGGATCGCGGCGATCTTTGCCGCGCTGGTGGTGCTGAGCGGATTGTTGTCGCGCGGCATCGTCCGGCCGATCGAGGCGCTGAGCGAGGCGACGCGGGCGGTGGCGCGCGGCGGTGGCCAGGTGCCCGACGTGCCGCGCACCGCCGCGACCGAGATCCAGGCGCTCTATGCCGACTTTGCGACCATGGCGGCGGCGATCGAGCAGCGTTCCCGCTACCTGCGCGACTTCGCCCATGCGGTGAGCCACGAGTTCAAGACGCCATTGGCGGGCATCCGCGGGGCGATCGAGATCCTGGAGGATCATCACGAGGGCATGGCGCCGGCGGATCGGCGGCGGTTCCTGGCGAACATCGATGCCGACGCCGGACGGCTGACGCTGCTGGTGCAGCGGCTGCTGGAACTGGCGCGGGCCGATGTGGCGGGGCGCGACGCGGGCGCGATCAGCGACGTGCGGCTGATCCTCGCGCGGGTTGCGGACGCGCTGGGCGGGCGCGGGTTGCGCGTCGAAATCGAGGCGCCCGAGGGGTTGGTGGCGGCGGCAGTGCAGGCGGCGAGCCTGGAGGCGATCCTGACCGGTCTGGTGGAGAATGGCCGCCAGGCTGGGGCTGGGCAGGTGCGGCTGGTTGCGCGCAAGGAGGCCGGGTTCGTGGTGCTGGAGGTGGCGGACGACGGATCGGGGATACCGGCGGCGGATCGGGCGCGCGTGTTCGAGCCGTTCTTCACCAGCCGGAGGGCGTCCGGGGGGACGGGGTTGGGGCTGCCGATCGCGCGGTCGCTGCTGGAAGCGCAGGGGGGCAGCATCGCGCTGGCGGAGGATGGGCCGGGAACGCGGTTCGTGTTGCGGATACCGGTTGCGGGACCACCCTCTCCGTCACCCCGGCCTTGAGCCGGGGTCCCGCTTCTCCTCTGCTCCTTGCTTACCAGGGATGACGCCGAGAGTTGGTGGCGCCTAACCCTCACCCCTGCCCTCTCCCGCGGGCGGGAGAGGGGGAAGGAGGGGATTAGCGGCGGGTGGCCAGAGCTTTGGCGCGGGTTGCGGACGCGCTGGGCGAGTGCGGGTTGCGCGTCGAAATCGAGGCGCCCGAGAGGCTGGTGGCGGCGGGGTTCGTGTTGCGGATACCGGTTGCGGGACCACCCTCTCCGTCACCCCGGCCTTGAGCCGGGGTCCCGCTTCCCCTCTGTTCTTTGCTTACCAGGGATGAAGCCGAGAGTTGGTGGCGCCTAACCCTCACCCCGGCCCTCTCCCGCGAGCGGGAGAGGGGGAAGGAGGGGATTAGCGGCGGATGGCCAGAGCTTTGGCGCGGGTTGCGGATGCGCTGGGCGGGTGCGGGTTGCACGTCGAAATCGAGGCGCCCGAGAGGCTGGCGGCGGCGGGGTTCGTGTTGCGAATACCGGTTGTGGGACCATCCTCTCCGTCACCCCGGCCTTGAGCCGGGGTCCCGCTTCTCCTCTGTTCCTGGCTTGCCGGGGGTGAAGCCGAGAGTTGGTGGCACCCAACCCTCACCCCTGCCCTCTCCCGCGAGCAGGAGAGGGGGAAGGAGGGATCAGCGGCGGGTGGCCAGGGCTTTGCTGCGGGCCTTGGTCATGTCGACCCAGCATTGCGTGGTTACGACGCCGGACATGGTGCCGCCACGGTAACGGTCCCCCTTGGCCAGGCAGGTGCGGTCGCGCGATTTCAGCCAGGCGCGCTGTTCGGTGAGAAGCTTCTGGCGGGCGGCGGGCTTCAGCCTTGCCCGCAGCGCCGAATAGCGCGCGCTCATCGCCTTGTCGGCGACGCGGAGCTCGTGCGCGTTGCAGTGCTGCATGTCGAAGGTGGTGATGCACGATTTGGGCGCGGGATCCTGAAAGGCCGGGTTGGTCATGAAGTCGCCGGCGCTCTGCGCGGCGGCCGGGCCGGCCAGGAAGACAGTGGCCGCAAGGGCGATGGTGACGAAGCGGGTGTGGATCATGCGCGGAAAACTCCTTGCCGGCGAACGGGGGCGTGGATGCATAGCGCAGCATGGCTGGGCGCTGAACCATTCGCGACAGCCGGTGGTTCGCACAGCGATGGACCCGACGGACACGCATGCGCTGCACTTCACCCAGGCCGAACTGGCGGGGGCGCGCGCCTTCAACGCGAAGCTGGCGCGGATGCCGCGGTTCCGCATCCGCAATCGCTTCACCCCGCTGCTCTACCAGGGACTGCTGCGCGTGTCTCAGATCGGCGCGGACCGGCGATCCCGGCGGCACGGCGTGGCGGTCGAGACCCGTCGGGTCGGCTGGGGCGGGCATCAGGTCATGCTGCGTATCCTTCGGCCCGATGGACCGGTGCGCGGGGTGGTGCTCGACATCCATGGCGGCGGCTGGGCGATCGGCAATGCGGCGATGGACGACCAACTCAACCTGGGGCTGATCGCGGCGTGCGACGTGGCGGTGGTGTCGGTGGAGTATCGGCTGGTGCGGGCGGGGTCTCCGCTTCAGGCGGCGATGGACGACTGCTTTGCCGCGGCGATGTGGCTGGTGCGCGGTGAGCATGACTTCGCCGGGCTGCCGATCGTGCTGGTGGGGGAGTCGGCCGGCGGGCATTTGGGCGCGGCGACCTTGCAGCGCGTGCGGGACGAGACGGGCGGGCTGGCGCGGTTCGCCGGGGCGCTGCTCTATTACGGGGTATATGATCTGGCGGGATCAGCGAGCGTGCGTGCGGCGGGGCGGGACACGCTGGTGCTGGACGGGCCGGGCATGCTGGACGCGATGCGGCTGCTGACGCCGGGGATGAGCGATGCCGCGCGGCGGCGGGCGCCGCTGTCGCCGCTGTTCGGGGATCTGGCGGGGATGCCGTCGGCGTTGATGGTGGTGGGCGCGTTGGATCCGCTGCTCGACGATACGCTGGCGATGGCGGGACGCTGGGGCGAAGTGGCGTCGGTGGAGCTGCACCGGGTGCCCGAGGCGCCCCATGGGTTTGTTCGGTTTCCGACGCCGGTGGCGGCGAAGGTGCTGGCGCGGAGCCGGGACTGGGTGCGGGAGCGGTTGGCAGGGTTTGGTTCGCCCTGAAGCGGTTCCTTGGTGAAGACCGCAGCTCATTCCCCGTCATCCCGGCCTTGAGCCGGGATCCCGCTTCTTCTTCTGTGGGGCAAGGCAGCGGGACCCCGGCTCAAGGCCGGGGTGACGGAGGAAGAAGATAGGAGGCAAAAACCTCAGCGTTGCGGCAGATGATGGGAGTTTCCCCTCACCGTCCCTTGGTTTCCCACCAATAGCTGCCGCGCTTGGCGGTGCCGGTGGACACTTCGTTCAGCGTCTTTGCGTCGTACAGGCGGCCGCCGAGCATGACGCGCGAGACCTTGTCGCTGTTGCGGATGTCGGCGGTCGGATCGGCGTCGAGCACCACCAGGTCGGCCAACTTGCCGGGTTCGAGCGAGCCGATGTCGCGCGCCATGCCCAGCGACTGGGCGGGGACGATGGTGCCCGCGCGCAGCGCTTCGAGCGGCGTCATGCCGCCGCGGACGAACGACCATAGC
Encoded here:
- a CDS encoding lysozyme inhibitor LprI family protein, which gives rise to MIHTRFVTIALAATVFLAGPAAAQSAGDFMTNPAFQDPAPKSCITTFDMQHCNAHELRVADKAMSARYSALRARLKPAARQKLLTEQRAWLKSRDRTCLAKGDRYRGGTMSGVVTTQCWVDMTKARSKALATRR
- a CDS encoding sensor histidine kinase, whose product is MRGLIEALKAGTLVEALKAPVRRHWPRLRLRTLLLVTFVFVAALPGIGALFLRVYENTLVRQTEAELIAQSAALSAAVGAAWPGAREIRVVPPARGYGDPDMAGGALSTIDLRSTKVLPERPAPLAVAGGASAEARAAAVRAAPVLRVTAGTTLASIRLLDAGGRVLLGPEAGKVYSGVAEIDAARAGAPATVLRRNGDYRPRYRLEWLSRASDLRIHHAAPVVVNGRTVAVLLLSRSPRALFRGLYEDRGKILFGIAAIFAALVVLSGLLSRGIVRPIEALSEATRAVARGGGQVPDVPRTAATEIQALYADFATMAAAIEQRSRYLRDFAHAVSHEFKTPLAGIRGAIEILEDHHEGMAPADRRRFLANIDADAGRLTLLVQRLLELARADVAGRDAGAISDVRLILARVADALGGRGLRVEIEAPEGLVAAAVQAASLEAILTGLVENGRQAGAGQVRLVARKEAGFVVLEVADDGSGIPAADRARVFEPFFTSRRASGGTGLGLPIARSLLEAQGGSIALAEDGPGTRFVLRIPVAGPPSPSPRP
- a CDS encoding alpha/beta hydrolase fold domain-containing protein — translated: MDPTDTHALHFTQAELAGARAFNAKLARMPRFRIRNRFTPLLYQGLLRVSQIGADRRSRRHGVAVETRRVGWGGHQVMLRILRPDGPVRGVVLDIHGGGWAIGNAAMDDQLNLGLIAACDVAVVSVEYRLVRAGSPLQAAMDDCFAAAMWLVRGEHDFAGLPIVLVGESAGGHLGAATLQRVRDETGGLARFAGALLYYGVYDLAGSASVRAAGRDTLVLDGPGMLDAMRLLTPGMSDAARRRAPLSPLFGDLAGMPSALMVVGALDPLLDDTLAMAGRWGEVASVELHRVPEAPHGFVRFPTPVAAKVLARSRDWVRERLAGFGSP
- a CDS encoding glutaminyl-peptide cyclotransferase; protein product: MKRILLVLAALVLLGAGWFLFARTPGGVPVYGVETVATFKHDPQAFTEGLFFHNGLLYEGTGEEGSSGIRKVKLETGEVLQEDQLPSPYFGEGIVAWKDRLYQVTWKDQAGFIYGLDDLAPRGNFSYTGEGWGMTQNGESIILSDGTSTLRFLDPETLAPKSTLAVTANGCPVAKLNELEWIDGQIYANIWQTNLVARIDPKTGHVQSFLDVGALGPQTRGIDDVANGIAYDAKAKRLFVTGKRWPQLYQVKQGSKVDSQDAQTLMSCTR
- a CDS encoding DUF4173 domain-containing protein, translated to MGVRFSFWVKVLVLVAAMVAADLLVGEVGSWLGGAMLAWAVALFVVRPAVRRGAAVWALAAAGGFALVLAYDPGPLAWLMFWASLSMAALMPRAGGFDDAWRWGVRLAAQGASGPFAPVLDLGRLLRLRGRGRPVKLVATLVLPLAMTALFVALFANANPLIERALHGITIPSVERIVLWGFVAVLVWPSLRPRAFATRIAHVLPKMTVTLPGTSAASVLVSLALFNLVFAVQNGLDLAFLWSGAPLPEGMTLAAYAHRGAYPLIVTALLAGVFVLGTLKPGSATAENPLIRRLVVLWVAQNLLLVASSALRTVDYIEIYMLTAWRIAALAWMALVALGLVLICWRMLRAKSAAWLINANALAAVLVLSAATIVDLDAVSAKWNVRHAREVGGKAVPLDLCQMRWMGSAALVPLIDLEARPLAPEFRARVQAVRQEILPNLEREQADWHSWTMRGQQRLARARTLIGAAPVGPASLPAGAHRGCDGAVVLPQAAPAPLTPEPRQ
- a CDS encoding response regulator transcription factor, producing MPRTILVADDDPHIRQLLVFALAKAGLGTLEAADGEEALAVAEAQAPDLIVLDINMPRMDGLEVCRRLRAQGEVPILFLSSRDDEIDRILGIELGADDYVTKPFSPREVVARVMAILRRVAGRPPQVEQATSTIRHGQLALDPEGWQASWAGTPVTLTATEFGILRTLAVMPAKVFSRDAIIDRLRGPGFAVTDRTIDSHVRNLRAKFGQVGCQDIVETRAGIGYRIGACAG
- a CDS encoding alpha/beta hydrolase, producing MHKDMDRRTALLAGLAVAGVAPHALAQTAPPAAGQGARPLTLADSTETIDLWPTPPVPNSPQSEVTTERSKDPAYNDRFVTGITRPRMAVFRPKSPNGAAVLITPGGGYSWVVVDKEGYEMARLLAAQGITAFVLFYRLPHQGWANGADVPLADAQRALRLIRHHAPRYHVDPARVAATGFSAGGHVCASLLTRFDAQVYAPRDAADRLSARPDAAAPIYPVIAMAAPAAHMGSRKNLLGENPTAATERAYSPHLHVPANAPPCFLLHAEDDASVPVANTLMLREGLRAQNIATQTHLYPDGGHGFGLRLARGKSVEHWPDLFLHWLRQTGITT
- a CDS encoding pectate lyase, translated to MKSILRTAAAALLLLAGTPAAQAQTRPEIERTMRRATSFMVEKLATNGGYVWAYLPDGSRRWGEIEARPSMIWIQPPGTATMGNVYLDAYHATGDDYYYQAAEKVAGALIWGQHRSGGWNYFVDFAGEEATKDWYETVGKNAWRMEEFQHYSDNATFDDAGSSEAMQFLLRLYVEKRDPKYRPALDKAISFVLDSQYPIGGWPQRWPYDPRYPEYQSYITFNDDVASENIKFLVMCYQALGDRRVLDAVNRAMNVFLVTQQGQPQPGWALQYTPDLQPAGARTYEPKALATHTTADNLRALMSFYRMTGDTKFLARIPEALDWLESVRLPADQVKNNRAFPTFIELGTNQPLYIHRRGSNVVNGAYYWDHDPQATLGHYSSFRAIDVAKLRREYEALKATPGAQLAAKSPLHAREAVPLPRYWVTELDAGSDLNASGPTTPRDIIRTLNREGWWPAKLTATSNPYIGPGSPTPAPGDFRTTRVGDASDTSPYLAEHPVEGISLAHYIANMSALIKALEAERR